One window of Mastacembelus armatus chromosome 20, fMasArm1.2, whole genome shotgun sequence genomic DNA carries:
- the vopp1b gene encoding vesicular, overexpressed in cancer, prosurvival protein 1 — protein sequence MRNPLVDLALTFWLFVEYVEAKKYCWYFEGGYPIYFICRSYEDCCGTRCCVRALSIQRLWYFWVLLMMGVLFCCGAGFFIRRRMYPSPLRDEPVFNVSFTRHPVTTPVSQQPGSMQGFGVNGMTSSEPGVTLTHPAYPPQPGPTHMMMGSYPPPPSYCNHPPPPYEQIFQNSDKK from the exons tatgtagAAGCCAAAAAGTACTGCTGGTATTTCGAAGGTGGCTATCCCATCTACTTCAT ATGTCGTTCCTATGAGGATTGCTGTGGGACTCGCTGCTGTGTGCGAGCCCTGTCCATCCAGAGACTATGGTACTTCTG GGTGCTGCTGATGATGGGAGTGTTgttttgctgtggtgctggttTCTTCATCCGCAGAAGGATGTATCCATCTCCTCTGAGAGACGAGCCAGTGTTCAACGTCTCCTTCACCAGACATCCTGTCACCACACCAG TTTCCCAGCAGCCAGGAAGTATGCAGGGCTTTGGGGTCAACGGAATGACAAGCAGTGAACCAGGGGTTACCCTGACACACCCAGCATACCCACCACAGCCTGGCCCCACCCATATGATGATGGGCTCCTATCCTCCACCTCCATCCTACTGCAACCACCCACCACCACCCTATGAACAAATATTCCAAAATAGCGACAAGAAGTAA